Proteins encoded in a region of the Babesia bovis T2Bo chromosome 4 map unlocalized Chr4_2, whole genome shotgun sequence genome:
- a CDS encoding Metallopeptidase M24 family protein, with product MILPFVALVAALSTYNANVVLVGSICRVYGNASPRCYFHGLAPQPRHLGFLSQCSPRGLQNSHQANKRNVNAIYSQKHILDKERYIRRPKPEGFGIKKKKTPEPKSNRTKEIVDDFAKQYPSASIKELWEHYEFTGPIKKGIVTGRLLPGKNIKRPNYYASGLPKYVDYPRDVDYRGEHDPRGTIKTDSEIAGIRYACRIAREVLDSVSPLIVEGMFTDYIDRHIHRMCRLKKVYPSPLNYHGFPKSVCTSINEIVCHGIPDSTVLAAGDIINVDVTVYADGFHGDVSETFMVLPAEDPKKLASMNHDIGMYERNKLRYNAKFHDNLWDSGATVMTELNILQCMDTAVRRLGPQDGWEEWFDMLYTGDPGRRPIFGTKNNDDLDPVAKRIMPDIEAWYTANEAVTYKGRVVGVVESQIPTYIAPPGQPKRYATLENPEVIHHIFNRVDPDRRKKPYLFTHTFKEDIELMQITHDAMMKAIAICAPGVPISRIGDVISDHVEQYGFRVVPNLVGHGIGRNFHENPIIEHTRNQSEVVMEPGMVFTIEPIVTRSMDCEVITWPDGWTMATSDARKTAQFEHTVLITDHGHEILTQRLPSSPPLIWNTDLQVMY from the exons ATGATACTACCCTTTGTGGCACTGGTTGCTGCGTTAAGTACTTATAATGCCAATGTAGTGCTTGTGGGATCGATTTGCAGGgtctatggcaatgcatCACCCAGGTGTTATTTCCATGGGTTAGCTCCTCAACCTAGACATCTAGGATTCCTATCGCAATGTAGTCCTAGAGGACTCCAAAACAGTCACCAGGCCAATAAACGTAACGTAAATGCCATTTACAGTCAAAAGCATATCTTGGACAAGGAGCGTTACATACGCAGGCCTAAACCAGAAGggtttggtataaaaaAAAAGAAGACCCCCGAACCTAAATCCAATCGCACCAAAGAGATAGTTGATGACTTCGCCAAGCAATATCCTAGCGCTAGTATTAAGGAGTTATGGGAGCATTATGAATTCACCG GTCCTATTAAAAAGGGTATTGTCACTGGCAGGCTGCTTCCCGGTAAAAACATAAAACGCCCAAACTACTATGCTAGCGGTTTGCCTAAATATGTGGACTATCCCAGGGATGTCGACTATCGCGG GGAGCACGACCCTCGCGGTACTATAAAGACGGATTCCGAGATAGCGGGCATACGCTATGCGTGTCGCATAGCACGGGAAGTCCTGGATTCAGTGTCACCCTTGATTGTCGAAGGCATGTTCACGGATTACATTGACCGGCACATACATCGTATGTGCCGGTTAAAGAAGGTATACCCGTCGCCATTAAATTACCACGGGTTCCCCAAATCAGTTTGTACATCAATCAATGAGATTGTGTGCCATG GCATACCCGACTCAACAGTGCTTGCAGCGGGAGACATTATAAACGTTGATGTAACGGTCTATGCCGATGGGTTCCATGGCGATGTCTCGGAGACCTTTATGGTCCTACCAGCAGAAGACCCAAAGAAGCTGGCTTCTATGAACCATGATATTGGAATGTATGAACGTAACAAACTGCGGTACAATGCCAAATTCCACGATAATCTCTGGGATTCCGGAGCTACCGTGATGACCGAATTGAACATACTGCAGTGTATGGACACTGCAGTAAGGCGATTAGGGCCTCAGGATGGCTGGGAAGAGTGGTTTGATATGCTCTATACAGGCGATCCAGGACGAAGGCCAATATTTGGCACTAAGAACAATGATGACCTGGACCCTGTTGCCAAGAGGATAATGCCAGATATAGAGGCGTGGTACACCGCAAATGAAGCGGTTACCTATAAAGGACGAGTTGTAGGTGTTGTGGAATCGCAAATACCAACTTATATCGCCCCTCCGGGGCAACCTAAGCGGTATGCCACCCTAGAGAACCCAGAGGTGATAcaccatatattcaatagaGTTGACCCCGATAGAAGAAAGAAACCATACCTCTTCACGCATACATTCAAGGAGGACATCGAGCTAATGCAAATAACACATGACGCCATGATGAAAGCAATTGCCATATGCGCACCAGGGGTACC GATAAGTCGAATAGGCGATGTTATATCAGACCACGTGGAACAATATGGATTCAGGGTTGTGCCAAACCTGGTTGGACATGGTATAGGTCGTAATTTCCATGAAAATCCAATCATTGAACATACGCGAAACCAAAGTGAGGTTGTTATGGAACCTGGTATGGTATTCACCATAGAACCTATCGTCACGCGTAGTATGGATTGTGAAGTTATCACGTGGCCTGATGGATGGACCATGGCCACCTCAGATGCAAGGAAGACCGCTCAATTCGAGCACACAGTGCTAATAACGGACCATGGCCATGAAATACTAACGCAGAGATTACCGTCGTCACCGCCATTGATATGGAATACTGATTTACAGGTCATGTATTAG
- a CDS encoding FHA domain family protein — translation MESELFPLTPTASDRITDTSVCGVPLDRESLDVCDTESRAGYGGVLPISPLKRRSLVAEMDLHLKRPAVCDSSSGMLKGGSFVSDDISQDYNCVNSSTTVSSGLNPGSDMIDQHLYLPHSSEFDMSNDGEYRDSGHSNPVTSRDRTASSILLHAQMPPVEQMDICVNRQIDYDGHLQEGECDTSICVDQSSIGTMKSGCTTQNTSRERSECDNNSPMLSYNPSSPRLPPRDMQGLSMMPYDSDMPADDNMLPSQHMESINISDPHVGFEHIDSYPVRGDFAGMSQMESSVSMAHLENTAILDTMLGPTRSADASVSNMLRSSLDLRGQSDTVGSLEIRRLSNASVNLASDCSDLKRQIVVDENLTNNILKDLICSICLDYFYHPVTLFCGHTFCRYCIGHFRLASKFCPLCRREVGRIPAVTTILWNLVKSLKIRKRSVIPPAPRDVMLEEEHLWWQENCLKHFMSLPLFLRIMFRDIVQSPPFFDDVCSCVADYFDRNDKWSKTKWLFTVEDAHVLRRLIGFDSDNMEYTATRLHLWIEDYLSNNPNLSSYSDDPIPYVIRVQADITHKIEPILFNAFEILNRLPWDVGRHNKSLIHLPHSSVSLSHLVFLPCGQGGIGITDCGSTIGTMIKIQGQHTLRDGDRIHIGDKHELDIILSNDTSMSPYGNFMWDPEHRVVVDVTSLESTEWDASTLEPIECPLRIRIYADSQDERDLWVSPKGVILGRGPQTQSNFEKISVTTQNGYISREHCLLCYDGSYNPGERWILRDMSTLGTFLKLKPFQPPYKIQVGSLFKVGQCKLELCDASSALSRRGQHSPATLILSHLIHNHFSTMSAPMVTAPPEGTNIVQSSNEQSEV, via the coding sequence ATGGAGAGCGAGTTGTTTCCTCTGACACCTACCGCATCTGATCGAATTACTGACACCTCCGTGTGCGGTGTCCCGTTGGATAGAGAGTCTTTAGATGTGTGCGATACGGAGTCGAGAGCTGGTTACGGCGGTGTGTTACCAATTTCTCCACTAAAGCGTCGTTCCTTAGTTGCTGAAATGGATCTCCACCTAAAGCGCCCAGCGGTCTGCGATTCTAGTTCAGGAATGCTTAAAGGAGGTTCTTTCGTCTCCGATGATATATCGCAGGATTACAATTGTGTCAATTCCTCAACTACTGTCTCGTCTGGATTGAATCCTGGTTCAGATATGATTGACCAGCATCTGTATCTACCACATTCAAGTGAGTTCGACATGTCAAACGATGGTGAGTACCGGGATTCTGGTCACAGCAACCCTGTAACTTCGCGTGATCGTACTGCAAGTTCTATTTTACTGCATGCTCAAATGCCTCCAGTGGAGCAGATGGATATTTGTGTTAACCGTCAGATTGATTACGACGGCCACCTTCAGGAGGGCGAGTGCGACACTTCCATCTGTGTGGACCAGTCTTCCATAGGTACTATGAAGTCTGGTTGCACAACGCAGAACACGTCTCGTGAACGTAGTGAGTGTGACAACAACTCCCCAATGCTTTCTTACAATCCCAGTAGTCCCAGGTTACCTCCTCGTGACATGCAGGGTTTAAGTATGATGCCGTACGACTCTGATATGCCTGCTGATGATAACATGTTACCATCCCAGCATATGGAGAGTATCAACATATCAGACCCGCATGTTGGTTTTGAGCATATCGATTCATATCCCGTTCGGGGTGACTTCGCTGGCATGAGCCAGATGGAGAGCTCGGTATCCATGGCTCATTTGGAGAATACTGCCATCCTGGATACTATGTTAGGTCCCACTCGGAGTGCCGACGCTTCCGTGTCTAACATGCTACGCTCCAGTCTTGACCTGCGTGGTCAGAGTGACACCGTCGGTAGCCTGGAGATTCGTCGTTTAAGCAATGCATCCGTTAACCTCGCTAGTGACTGCAGCGACTTGAAGCGTCAGATCGTTGTTGACGAGAATTTGACTAACAACATTTTAAAGGACCTTATATGCTCCATCTGTTTGGATTATTTTTACCATCCAGTTACTCTATTTTGCGGGCATACGTTCTGCCGGTATTGCATTGGTCATTTCAGACTGGCTTCTAAATTCTGCCCGCTCTGTCGAAGGGAGGTTGGTCGCATCCCAGCGGTGACCACTATACTCTGGAACTTGGTAAAGTCCTTGAAAATAAGGAAGCGCTCTGTGATACCACCAGCTCCTCGCGATGTTATGCTCGAGGAGGAGCATCTGTGGTGGCAGGAGAATTGCCTCAAGCACTTTATGAGTTTGCCATTGTTTTTACGTATCATGTTCCGTGATATAGTCCAATCACCTCCTTTTTTCGACGATGTTTGCAGTTGCGTTGCTGATTACTTTGACCGCAATGACAAGTGGTCAAAGACTAAATGGCTATTCACAGTTGAGGACGCTCACGTGCTGCGTCGGCTCATTGGGTTCGATAGCGATAACATGGAATACACCGCCACGAGGTTGCACCTTTGGATAGAAGACTATCTGTCCAATAACCCGAACCTGAGTTCGTATTCCGACGACCCTATTCCTTATGTCATCCGTGTACAGGCTGACATAACCCACAAGATCGAGCCGATTCTATTTAACGCCTTTGAGATTCTTAACAGGCTGCCCTGGGACGTCGGGCGCCACAACAAGAGTTTAATACATCTACCGCATTCATCGGTATCACTAAGTCACTTGGTGTTCCTACCGTGTGGACAGGGTGGTATTGGTATAACTGATTGCGGGTCAACCATTGGTACTATGATCAAGATTCAGGGTCAACACACCCTTCGTGACGGAGACCGTATTCATATAGGTGACAAGCACGAATtggatattatattgtCTAACGACACCTCAATGTCACCCTATGGAAACTTTATGTGGGACCCCGAGCACAGGGTAGTGGTTGACGTTACAAGCTTGGAATCTACTGAATGGGATGCGTCAACTCTGGAACCTATAGAGTGTCCATTGAGAATACGCATATACGCTGACTCACAGGATGAACGAGATTTATGGGTGAGCCCTAAGGGTGTTATACTAGGGCGCGGACCGCAGACGCAGTCTAACTTCGAGAAGATTAGCGTCACCACCCAAAACGGATACATCTCGCGCGAACATTGCTTACTATGCTACGATGGCAGTTATAACCCAGGTGAACGTTGGATTTTACGCGATATGAGCACCCTGGGCACATTTTTGAAGTTGAAGCCATTCCAGCCGCCGTATAAAATACAGGTTGGCAGTTTATTTAAAGTGGGTCAATGCAAGCTGGAGCTTTGTGACGCATCCAGCGCACTGAGTCGCCGCGGCCAGCACTCGCCAGCTACATTGATTCTATCTCATCTGATACACAATCATTTCTCTACAATGTCAGCTCCCATGGTTACAGCCCCGCCCGAGGGCACAAACATAGTACAATCTAGCAACGAACAGTCGGAGGTGTAa
- a CDS encoding RAVE protein 1 C terminal family protein, whose translation MSPIALSREHSDELSGNSDISIVCLDVLRVEDFDDPGRSDPTEFVAGLIRISPLQYRSLDSVTDSSLYLFPLHRKDDVKSWFISSRASGIGRLPRRRTSRTSIPTDLWSLQHKSRVIAASWNHATASYSNKLLVSITHDMLAHIWRIGPSPSSYSMLVQVDIGERSFGPGIRCCWIGMDISVYGTVFTDKEYIIFHELSDDMQYTSVTGGDKPVPCSFEGSDSPCSAHRQHFKIFAIHGINSVSGKVDACCMLSHQDMFLPIYISDLKSADICGHTMRSGVVTLYAADSLRPNKVVPRCSFQMSRWITMTSRSITPPITDDFHDDVLGSQVALGLHKFVPPCTIDVVSELGLSVQLILTPCDLFLKDCNLSSGDNVVGLVGRYLCHAYSPQFIRSSIPGFKSLRSSDEVVLERFRSSKSLSIVEHIYNNEWFLAFLLYKTGRLELYRAICYNHAICQRTAVSLPDVCEVLGLKVLKRADSILLAAFVHDKDGSTQFAIYNWTVNSITLESSWPFTLHGHQIIQEFLQWYPGGPFYLISSCIMDGCNAIQGKLHVYLVMDSRMAHFLSIDNGDLYDAFLGETLSIQACVGADRYSLVNDRLESFMGDRVVSVSISDGSDSMADPLPIYHPRYFKVFTELGMRRFVDELVHSLVCLYRDFLRLLQDTSSCSVSAGSLYACDCVIAKVRHLDLFREFDRQHTLRFLYTFSTLIQCDPSHLIGEVYTAPPMDFQDTVPLNELLLYLQHLRMPGLAWDEQIELMRVIEGLRPKDFSDYFGAAKRVPETVGSGADTLSNFLRMTEPMPSVDTTVDLGIDFRISLDPEVTEDTGHVSSVNIACPLVRKAQHLVKSGEDERTVTMWRQNDKLVGLVLPPRITSDCLCLSRCVDYIKYGHADENHLVWAVLYRDDHNLFSIMTQMMDTGDDLALCRNMLSIMKHVGLGYWLSTASSLDTFCGILERGFRKLIAVTDSGCGVEVFDEFGLWSIVRGKTMVYACVLKAKGFQKLGEFLCNDFSEDRWSNAAVKNSYALIAQKRYLLAIGFLVLAGRMTDAVDVCFQYLYDAQLACLLCRIRGFSLEYALGQMQPSRVRDVLEYKLSSKRGTPIDVETVEHLVYYLYMSIRFGQDDCDRMVTTVRQCASQYRVSGMPAVAWALDSLFLVDKATSWRPFVCRATLRYLLREPSFSALQDCLSVLHELCGEKIHHVGSNVSNYGSDRCDRGLSDIRVTISDLDVEFPEEVLIFPESNGSPMGIGDLHGFQLHLITLVTALRSRYSLDGATYCSLGKTWLSHEVFNRIWSMPNYFSYLGTVCIGFFEGNTTIDGSSLLCLILRALSDDHDDFSSCIILSLASLLAIACFDRGDMDQIYDACVGQLVVLNSFVNNQGSVAQFCACLLRTIEPLCFGARPRVLEPQCINVLSHIDNSPKHTFFGICVGTAILETLLGICRSWIYKGAEHADSVAQTWIDHILYSASRYLHKVVKPEIIEDALGAAGIAYSMLSLRLGIDTPVEFQVDDKELRVYDSFLDRYVASVYGPEFEKLWRFLQCGLRTASVFSRHVRLGPSVSNAVTEDHYKSMSVEFQGNVDVGIKPSPLLIPLSSMFTTPQMWNQEFVSAQARIHGKQSPRSDANCDIAVLDALRALLFKALHNFKGKLVSTLYSMLSTTLYEDLKGLTCSTMIGPVLNDFYMLAMLNIPVSSKLSSLSEELSSTVETVLYSAINGTRAVGPSYALYVKLVRIMYVYCKNHLESVYSMKRVSRLSVFAGKVYNYFHHCNDKDHYVSGSAGGICGHPRLPLYAVVYGENQGGQMPAYNVSIQHPISVMSGYRDAVGEGTQEHCCEDILYDRVTGKRLNVGQGSVFGELSSLAWSGDWLSVLDRNGWLLIYNTRNMVHMNGEDADIAIPSIFFRPHMSATGLSWLSESYIATVGCGISQDAMTANVIVIDTRQGDISPAVSTSFGKEHSSASMELLDNSSSVRNETDHITRAVTEHRHPCVCIWDLVDVHRNNCPKLKVILANSSNIPHSIFNKKKHSVAFVRFTCVLSIPSVHMENHSTDSLDHDLVIFDSGGNMLFYSSAAHKVTVTCSAHSSAVAKCFYVNDHIVAVSQEGAIVMYRYNGIFSEPTRVFEGVPEPKAAPVESGSNGSLVASLGEYLGIRFSDSSSRDHGNASLGPREVVDAQIVHGRFLVLTTADGNASVTELPC comes from the coding sequence ATGTCGCCTATTGCGTTATCCCGTGAGCACAGTGATGAGTTGTCAGGTAATTCGGATATTTCGATCGTTTGTTTGGATGTGTTACGTGTAGAAGATTTTGATGACCCGGGTCGTAGTGATCCTACTGAGTTTGTTGCTGGATTGATCAGAATATCACCTCTTCAATATCGGAGTCTTGATTCGGTTACTGATTCTAGTTTATACTTATTCCCATTACATCGCAAAGATGATGTCAAATCGTGGTTTATATCATCTCGTGCTTCTGGTATTGGTCGGCTACCCCGTCGTCGTACTAGTCGTACCTCTATTCCTACTGATTTATGGTCATTGCAGCACAAGTCTCGTGTGATAGCTGCGTCGTGGAACCATGCTACTGCTAGTTATTCTAACAAGTTATTGGTATCTATAACTCATGACATGTTAGCTCACATTTGGCGTATTGGCCCATCACCGTCATCATATTCTATGTTAGTCCAGGTAGACATCGGTGAGCGTTCATTTGGCCCTGGCATCCGTTGTTGTTGGATTGGCATGGACATTAGTGTTTACGGCACGGTTTTTACGGATAAGGAGTACATCATATTCCACGAATTATCCGATGATATGCAATATACGTCTGTCACTGGTGGTGACAAGCCAGTTCCTTGTAGTTTTGAGGGATCTGATTCTCCTTGTTCGGCACATCGTCAGCATTTTAAGATATTTGCTATTCACGGCATTAATTCCGTTAGTGGCAAAGTTGATGCTTGTTGTATGTTAAGTCACCAGGATATGTTTTTGCCTATATACATTAGTGATTTAAAATCTGCTGATATTTGTGGTCATACTATGCGTTCTGGTGTGGTGACATTATATGCTGCTGACAGTTTACGTCCTAACAAGGTAGTTCCTCGTTGTAGTTTCCAGATGAGTCGTTGGATAACTATGACATCTCGTAGTATAACTCCGCCTATTACTGATGATTTTCATGATGATGTTCTTGGATCTCAGGTAGCTCTTGGTTTACACAAGTTCGTTCCACCGTGTACTATAGACGTTGTTAGCGAGTTGGGTCTCAGCGTCCAGTTAATTTTGACCCCGTGtgatttatttttaaaagACTGCAACTTATCTTCTGGTGACAATGTTGTTGGTTTGGTTGGTCGATATTTATGTCATGCATATTCTCCTCAATTCATTAGATCTTCAATTCCTGGCTTTAAATCACTCCGTAGTTCTGATGAGGTTGTTTTAGAGCGTTTCCGATCTTCCAAGAGCTTATCTATTGTTGAGCACATCTACAACAATGAGTGGTTTTTAGCATTTCTATTGTACAAGACTGGCAGACTCGAGTTATATCGTGCCATTTGTTACAACCATGCTATATGTCAGCGTACTGCGGTATCACTACCTGATGTCTGTGAAGTCCTTGGTCTCAAGGTTCTGAAGCGTGCTGATTCTATTTTGTTGGCTGCTTTCGTCCATGACAAGGACGGCAGCACCCAGTTTGCTATATACAATTGGACTGTAAACTCCATTACCCTGGAGTCATCATGGCCATTTACCCTGCATGGCCACCAGATAATACAGGAATTTCTTCAATGGTATCCGGGCGGCCCGTTCTACTTGATAAGTTCCTGTATAATGGACGGATGCAATGCGATCCAAGGCAAACTTCACGTGTACCTGGTAATGGATTCCCGTATGGCCCACTTTCTGAGCATTGACAACGGTGACCTTTATGACGCCTTCTTGGGGGAGACTCTATCCATTCAGGCTTGCGTTGGTGCTGATCGTTATTCCTTGGTTAACGACAGGCTGGAGTCCTTTATGGGTGACCGTGTGGTGTCCGTTTCTATATCTGACGGTTCTGACTCAATGGCTGACCCTTTACCTATATACCATCCCAGGTACTTCAAGGTATTCACAGAACTAGGTATGCGTCGGTTTGTTGATGAGCTAGTCCACAGTCTCGTGTGTCTGTATAGAGACTTTTTGCGATTATTACAGGACACCAGTTCATGTTCCGTTTCAGCAGGTTCTCTTTATGCCTGTGACTGCGTTATTGCTAAGGTCCGTCATTTGGATCTATTCCGTGAATTTGACCGTCAGCATACATTACGGTTCTTATATACCTTTTCTACCTTAATTCAATGTGATCCCAGTCACCTGATTGGTGAGGTCTATACAGCTCCTCCAATGGATTTCCAGGATACAGTACCGCTTAATGAGTTATTACTTTATCTCCAGCACTTGCGCATGCCAGGCCTCGCTTGGGATGAGCAGATTGAACTCATGAGAGTCATTGAGGGTCTGCGTCCAAAGGACTTTAGCGATTACTTTGGTGCTGCTAAACGTGTACCTGAGACTGTTGGATCTGGTGCTGATACTTTATCTAACTTTTTACGTATGACTGAGCCCATGCCGTCGGTTGACACTACTGTTGACTTGGGTATAGACTTCCGGATATCACTGGACCCTGAGGTTACCGAGGATACTGGGCATGTATCCTCGGTTAATATTGCTTGCCCCCTAGTTCGTAAAGCCCAGCATTTGGTTAAATCCGGTGAAGACGAGCGCACTGTGACAATGTGGCGGCAGAATGACAAGCTTGTGGGTTTAGTATTACCCCCGAGGATAACTAGTGACTGCTTATGCCTAAGTCGCTGTGTTGACTACATTAAATATGGTCATGCTGATGAGAACCATTTGGTTTGGGCTGTATTGTATCGTGACGACCATAATTTGTTTAGTATCATGACTCAGATGATGGACACTGGTGACGACCTTGCTTTATGTCGCAACATGTTATCCATTATGAAGCACGTTGGCCTTGGCTACTGGCTTAGTACTGCATCTTCCCTGGATACATTTTGTGGTATCCTCGAGCGTGGTTTCCGTAAACTCATAGCTGTAACTGACAGTGGTTGTGGAGTTGAGGTATTTGATGAGTTTGGTTTATGGTCCATAGTTCGTGGTAAGACTATGGTATACGCCTGCGTGTTGAAGGCCAAGGGATTTCAGAAATTGGGTGAATTTTTATGTAACGACTTTTCTGAGGACAGGTGGTCTAACGCTGCTGTTAAGAATTCGTATGCTTTAATAGCTCAGAAGCGTTACTTGCTTGCTATTGGATTCCTTGTTCTTGCTGGTCGCATGACTGATGCTGTTGATGTATGTTTCCAGTATTTATATGACGCTCAGTTGGCATGTCTTCTTTGTCGTATTCGTGGTTTCAGTCTGGAGTATGCCTTAGGTCAGATGCAGCCATCTCGTGTAAGGGACGTCCTGGAGTATAAGCTAAGCTCTAAGCGTGGCACTCCCATAGACGTTGAGACTGTTGAGCACTTGGTATATTACCTTTATATGTCAATTCGTTTTGGTCAGGATGACTGTGATCGTATGGTTACCACAGTTCGGCAATGTGCATCTCAATATCGTGTTTCTGGGATGCCAGCGGTAGCATGGGCTTTAGATTCCTTATTCTTGGTTGACAAGGCTACTTCATGGCGTCCATTTGTATGTCGTGCTACTTTACGATATCTACTGCGTGAGCCTAGTTTCTCAGCTTTACAGGACTGTCTCAGTGTGTTACATGAACTTTGTGGCGAGAAGATACACCATGTTGGCAGTAACGTGTCTAACTATGGCAGTGACCGTTGTGACCGTGGTTTGAGTGACATTCGTGTAACTATTAGTGATCTTGACGTCGAATTCCCTGAGGAAGTCTTGATATTCCCTGAGTCCAATGGTTCTCCCATGGGTATTGGTGATTTGCATGGTTTCCAGTTACACTTGATAACACTGGTGACTGCCCTAAGGTCGCGTTACAGTCTTGATGGTGCTACATACTGTTCCCTGGGGAAGACTTGGCTATCACATGAGGTTTTCAATCGCATCTGGTCGATGCCCAATTACTTTTCCTATTTGGGCACTGTTTGCATCGGTTTCTTTGAGGGCAACACTACTATTGACGGCAGCAGTTTGTTATGCTTGATTTTACGTGCATTATCTGATGACCATGATGATTTCAGTTCATGCATTATATTATCCCTGGCATCATTGCTTGCTATAGCTTGCTTTGACCGTGGTGACATGGACCAGATATACGATGCTTGTGTAGGCCAGCTTGTTGTTTTGAACAGCTTCGTGAACAACCAGGGCTCGGTAGCTCAATTCTGTGCCTGTCTATTACGTACCATCGAGCCGCTATGCTTCGGTGCTCGTCCTCGTGTTCTTGAGCCTCAGTGCATCAATGTATTGAGCCACATTGACAATTCTCCTAAGCATACCTTCTTTGGTATATGCGTTGGCACTGCTATTCTAGAGACCTTGCTTGGTATATGTCGAAGCTGGATATACAAGGGTGCGGAGCACGCTGATTCTGTAGCTCAGACCTGGATTGACCATATCTTGTACTCCGCATCTCGTTATTTGCATAAAGTGGTGAAGCCTGAGATAATTGAGGATGCTCTTGGTGCTGCTGGCATTGCCTATTCCATGTTATCCTTGCGTTTGGGTATCGACACTCCTGTTGAATTCCAGGTTGATGACAAGGAGCTTCGTGTATATGATTCATTTTTAGATCGTTACGTCGCTTCTGTTTACGGTCCTGAATTCGAGAAGTTGTGGCGTTTTCTTCAGTGTGGTTTGCGTACAGCTAGTGTATTCAGTCGTCACGTTCGTTTGGGCCCTTCAGTGTCCAATGCTGTCACTGAGGACCACTACAAATCAATGTCTGTTGAATTTCAGGGCAACGTCGACGTTGGCATAAAGCCATCGCCATTACTTATCCCACTGAGTTCCATGTTCACCACACCTCAGATGTGGAACCAGGAGTTTGTATCAGCTCAGGCTCGTATTCATGGTAAGCAAAGCCCGCGTAGCGATGCCAATTGTGACATTGCGGTGCTGGATGCACTTCGTGCGTTACTCTTCAAGGCTTTGCATAACTTCAAGGGTAAACTTGTATCTACTTTATACTCTATGTTGAGCACTACTTTATATGAGGATCTGAAGGGCTTGACATGCAGTACTATGATAGGTCCCGTGCTGAATGATTTTTACATGTTGGCTATGCTTAATATTCCTGTATCTAGTAAACTATCAAGTTTATCAGAGGAGTTGTCAAGTACTGTTGAGACTGTTCTTTATTCTGCTATAAACGGCACTCGTGCCGTTGGTCCTTCATATGCGCTTTATGTGAAGCTAGTGCGCATaatgtatgtatattgcaAGAACCACTTGGAGAGTGTCTATTCCATGAAGCGTGTATCTCGTCTTAGTGTGTTTGCTGGTAAGGTTTACAATTACTTCCATCATTGTAACGACAAGGACCATTACGTCAGCGGCAGTGCTGGTGGCATTTGTGGTCATCCCAGGTTACCCCTATATGCTGTAGTTTATGGTGAGAACCAGGGTGGTCAGATGCCGGCGTACAATGTATCAATTCAGCATCCCATATCTGTGATGAGCGGCTATCGTGATGCAGTGGGTGAGGGTACTCAGGAACACTGCTGTGAGGACATCCTTTATGACCGTGTAACTGGCAAGCGTCTTAATGTTGGCCAGGGTTCGGTTTTTGGTGAGTTATCTAGTCTTGCTTGGTCTGGTGACTGGTTATCTGTTCTTGACCGTAACGGCTGGCTtttgatatacaacactAGGAACATGGTCCATATGAACGGTGAGGACGCTGATATCGCTATTCCATCTATTTTCTTTAGACCTCACATGTCTGCCACTGGGTTAAGTTGGCTTTCTGAATCTTACATCGCAACTGTTGGCTGTGGCATATCGCAAGATGCGATGACTGCTAATGTCATTGTGATCGACACTCGTCAGGGTGACATATCTCCTGCGGTTTCAACATCCTTTGGTAAGGAGCACAGTTCGGCATCTATGGAGCTTTTGGATAACTCTAGTTCTGTGCGTAATGAAACCGATCACATAACGCGTGCGGTCACTGAGCATCGTCACCCCTGTGTTTGCATTTGGGACCTCGTGGACGTCCACAGGAACAACTGTCCCAAGCTCAAGGTTATTTTGGCCAATAGCTCTAACATCCCTCATTCCATATTCAACAAGAAGAAGCACAGCGTTGCGTTTGTGCGCTTCACTTGTGTATTATCTATCCCCAGCGTGCATATGGAGAACCACAGCACTGATTCATTGGACCACGATCTTGTTATTTTCGATTCTGGTGGCAATATGCTATTCTATTCTTCAGCGGCTCATAAGGTAACTGTTACTTGTAGTGCGCACTCTAGTGCCGTTGCTAAATGCTTCTATGTGAATGACCACATAGTTGCTGTATCTCAGGAGGGTGCCATTGTGATGTACAGGTACAACGGCATTTTCTCCGAGCCCACTCGTGTATTTGAGGGCGTCCCTGAGCCCAAGGCAGCTCCTGTGGAATCAGGTTCTAATGGCAGTTTAGTTGCTAGCCTTGGTGAGTACCTGGGCATTCGTTTTTCTGATTCTAGTTCTCGTGACCATGGTAATGCATCACTAGGGCCTCGTGAGGTTGTGGATGCTCAGATAGTCCACGGTCGCTTTCTGGTTCTCACCACTGCTGACGGCAATGCCAGTGTAACTGAGTTGCCCTGTTAG